GCATTTTCAAGCGTTAATTTATTGATGGCTATTTGCTATTCCCTGGCATTCATCTTTCAGATCTTTTGAGTAAAAATTCCTTCCTTATAGAAATTACTTGattatcattttgaaaaactgGCAATACATTAAGAGTACTagaaaagcaaacttttaaagattttatttttcctttttctccccaaagccctgcagtacatagttgtatattctaggtgtgggtccttctagttgtggcatgtgggatgccgcctcagcatggcttgatgagcggtgccatgtctgcacccaggatctgaactggtgaaaccctgggctgccgaagcagagcacgtgaacgtaaccactcagccatgaggccggcccctagaaaagcacacttttaaagaaattgctgTCATAGAGTAGGTGTTTGttgcttgttaaatgaatgaatgaattggaagAGATGATTGAATCCTTTGTCCTAAGAATAGTCAGTGGTGGTAGATAAAATGTGTATGGCAACTTGTTGCAAGGGTGGTCATTGtttattattctctctcattACCTCTTCCTCCCACAGGGAGTAGGCTTCTATCGGAGCAGGAGAGAGTGTTAAACAGAAAGCAGGAATTATCTGGTAGGATGTCTAGATACATTACTGAGGCATAGAGGATTCACTTGGTAatcccccctccccttttttcaATAGCCAAATTAGAGTAATGAACTCCTGATGGATATAACAAGTAAAGATTACTCAGAATTCACAATTCAGGTACTATCACTATTAACATCTTGATGCATATCCTTCCAAACTTTTGTCTATGCACAAGCATATAACCtttttttagaacaaaaaagGATCAGATTATGTATAATGTTTTGTAACTAGTTTCTTCACCTAACAATATAtcatgaacatctttccatgtcattaaatattctggtggataacattttttaaatctctgttatTCCATTGAACACACGTatactataattttatttgaccTGTCTTAGTTAATTGTTGAATatttagggctttttttttttttacatttttttagtaTTGAGAAACTGTATTGCATTGTAGTCCTTTGTGAACGTgaatattttcttaggataaatttgtAAAAGTGGAACtgctatgtttttaaatatatatataaactaaattTCCCTCCAGAAAGGTTATACTCATTTATAGTTCCACCACAATATATGAGAGAGGATACCCTTGACAACAATGGGATAGTATATTTTCTAATCATTGTCAGTTTAACAGATGAAGAGTATCTCCTGgttttaatttcctctctttGATTATTAggaaagtaaatatatatgtttgtggctatgtatttttttgtttttgtttttgtttttgttttacaaaatgctTATTGACTACTTTggtgtattcattttcttatttaagaatAACATGTAATAACTTTACATGTTAAATTATTCTTTTGCATAAGACACAGTTAATTTTCCAAATTcgttttttcatatttaattgtggtaaaatacacataacgtaaaatttaccctcttaaacattttgatttattgattgatttatttttgagaaagattacctctgagctaactgctgccaatcctcctctttttgctgaggaagactggccctaagctaacatctgtactcatcttcctctactttctgtgtggaacacctaccacagcatggcttgccacgcagtgccatgtctgcacccaggatccgaactggcgaaccctgggccaccaaagcagaacgtgtgtgcttaaccgctgggccaccggactggcccctgttaaacatttttaagtgttcacttcagtggtattaagtatactcacagtgttgtgcaaccatcaccaccatccatctccagaactcttttcatctggcaaaactgaaactctatacccattaaacagtaattcCCCATCCTCCCATCCCCCTGGAGAACCTGGCCAACTaccattatactttctgtctctatgaatttgacaactctaaatccctcatataagtggaatcatacagttttttGTCTTTTCGTGACTGGCTAATTAACTCAGtgtgatgtcctcaaggttcatccatgttatagcatatatcaaaatgtccttcctttttagggctgaataatattccattgtatgtatatatcgcatgttatttatccattcatctgctgatggatgCTTGAATTGCCTCTGTCTTTTAgatattatgaatgatgctgctgtgaacataggtgtacaaatatctattcccgataattttttgctattgaattttgtttgaaaaaaagtgaatttagtctttttctacttttttcccctcattaaaTGTCTATAATTTTCAGGTATTCAAAACTCTTGTATGATTTCTGTCTAGTGTGTTATTCTTAGTTCTCCTCTCcaagattatgaaaatatttacctACTTTCTTAAATACCCcccttttttacatttaaaacttcTGGATGGATGACAATATTTgacataaaatgagaagaaagaaatataactgTTCCCACATGGTTAGTTGTTCATTtgctcttttattcattcatcaaatatttattgagcaacaaCCATATCTATGTTGGATGCTGTGGGGATAGAGCAGCAAGTCAGGCAAAGTCATGTTCTTTAATGGGAGGAGGCAGACAGTACTACTcacaaatatatgaataaataaggaaagtatCAAGTAGTGATAAATGCTATACAAAGCCTCAAAACAAAGTGTTCTGACAGGGAAGGACTGGATAGTCAAGGAAGGTGAGGGCTCGTTGAAGAGATGGCTTTAATAGAGATCTGAGTAACAGCAGAGAAGTAGCTTTGTGAAAATCTAGGGGAACAGACCCTAAGTCAGCAGCATGCTTATTAGCGCAGATGGGAATGGTCTGGTATGAGATCAGGGAGGGAGGTAAGGGGAAAGGTATGGATAGGAAGCCATTAGCAGGTTTGGAATAGGGGAGTGAGCTACTCTGGTTTATTGGTTTAAGCCTCTCTGAATAACTGAAACATAAATAGTAGGGAGCAAGAGGCCTCCAGAGGAGAACATCTGGAAGTTATTGGACTATTTACTTATACTAGCACTATTTATCAAATAATTCTTTCAGCAGTAAtttgaaatgtcacttttatcTTACATTAAGTGTTTATGTATGTTTCAGGTCTGTTCCTGGACATTCTGTCTACTTTCATCCATCAGTATTTACCTATTGCTCAGTCAGAGCCACACTGTTCTAATGACTGTACCTTCCATTTAAGTATCTGTTGTAGTTAGTCCCACTCTTCCCCCTGCACCACCAAAAATTTCCTGGTTGACCCCCATGTATTTGTTCACTAAGTATGTTTTAGAGTCATTTTACTTCATCTCCAAAACGAAATCCACTGACATTTTCATTGGAATCACATTAAATTAGTGCATTCATTTGGAGAGTATTGACGTCCTGACAATGTTGTGTTTTATTATCCAAAAACTTTGTGTGGGTGTCCTTTTTAATTCACCAACGCTTCAGGAAAGTAACACAGTTGtaggtatgtaaattatacattttttggGTTTTGGTACTGTTGTAAAAGGAATAAATTGTATTGCATTTTCTGTTGTAAAAGTCTTTTCTATTAGATAACTGTCTACTCCATGATCTTCTATGGTTTTAATCCTTCAGGTAATTTTGGTAAATTTGACTAATACACAGTTATTTGttcaaataatataaacaaaaataataaaaataactaacatttattgactgcttactacatgccaggcacctgttctaagtgctttactcACAACAGTGCTACGCGCCTGTTTTCCATATTAGGAAATAGTCACAGGAGGGTCAACGTGTCTGACATCACTACACAGCCAATAAGTGGTGatgctgagatttgaacccacgTAGTCTGGTTTTAGAGTCCACGCTTTAAACCGCCACTCAATCTAATAACGAAGATTTTGTCTCCTTTCCATTATTTATACctcctattttaatttctttgtctggTTAAGTAATTCCAaatctatttctgatttttattacagtatgtgattattttttcctctccaccCCAGGTCTTGGGCTTGCCTTCAACTTGAATCCGGCTCTGACCATGATTGGCAAGTATTTCTACAAGAGGCGACCCTTGGCAAATGGACTAGCCATGGCAGGCAGCCCTGTGTTCCTGTCTACCCTGGCCCCCCTCAATCAGGCTTTCTTCGGTATCTTTGGctggagaggaagcttcctaattcTTGGGGGCTTCCTATTAAACTGCTGTGTGGCTGGAGCCCTGATGCGGCCAATAGGGCCCAAGCCAACCAATGCAAAGAAAGAGAGGTCTAAAGAATCCCTTCAGGAAGCCGGAAAACCTGATGCACAAAAAGGGGCAGGTGATGCAAATACAGATCTTATTGGAGGATACCCCAAGGAGGAGAAACAGTCAGTCTTCCAAACAATTAATAAATTCCTGGACTTATCCCTGTTCACACACAGAGGCTTCTTGCTATACCTCTCTGGAAATGTGCTCATGTTTTTTGGACTATTTACTCCTTTAGTCTTTCTTAGTAATTATGGCAAGAGTCAGCATTACTCTAGTGAGAAGTCcgccttccttctttccattctgGCTTTTGTCGACATGGTAGCCAGACCTTCTATGGGACTTGTAGCCAACACAAAGTGGATAAGACCTCGAGTTCAGTATTTCTTTGCTGCTTCTATCGTTGCAAATGGAGTGTGTCATCTGCTAGCACCTTTATCCTCCAGCTATATTGGGTTCTGTGTCTATGCGGGATTCTTTGGATTTGCATTTGGGTGGCTCAGCTCCGTATTGTTTGAAACACTGATGGACCTTGTTGGACCTCAGAGGTTCTCCAGCGCTGTGGGATTGGTGACCATTGTGGAATGCTGTCCTGTCCTGCTGGGGCCACCACTTTTAGGTACAGTATGTCTTTCTACTTCTGAGGTTCTGTTAGCATGAAACACGCATAGAAGATTGGGAAGGTGATAGAAGGCAGAGATCAGTGAGCCGCTTGATGGCGGAGAGCAAGTCTTTCTCATTTCTGTACCCTTAATGCtggcacaatgcttggcacagcTTAATTGCTCAAATACTTATGGAATTGAATTAAAATGAAGCTGAAAGGAGAATCAAAAATTGTTACAAacttaagtatttattaaaataattttttctggagctggcctggccgagtggttaagtttgggtgctctgctgcagcagcccagggttttgctggttgggatcctgggtgtagacgtggcaccgctcatcaggccatgttgaggcagcgtcccacagagcacaaccagaaggacccacaactagaacctacaactatgtactgggggctttggaaagaagaagaaaaaaatagaagaagattggcaacagatgtgttagctcacgtgccaatctttacaaaaataattttttctgatcataaaactaacatgttcattgtagaaaaatgtataatatacacTCCACCTTTAAAATACTGTTGGTGATTTCCCTTTAATTGTGCAATTTATCTCAgtagtaatatataaaatactaacaGTAGCTGCCAGGTGAGGGCTCAGGTGTACCAGGGACTGTCCTAGTCGTTTTACGCATCCTGCCATAGCTCCCGAGTCTGAGGGAGCACTGTTAGTGTCCCCGTTTTGTAAATGAAGAAGTAGAGCCTTCTaaaagtgaaataacttgcccaagatcatactgCTAGTAAGTGGCCATAAAACTTGGTGGATTATTCTCTAAGAATACCAGATTGTTtactcttttaaattattattaatacaaATTACGATAATCGTTTGGATTTCCTCTGGATATGACTCGTGCTTTTGAGATTGTGCATGATAAGGGAAGGAAGGATACAGAAAGAAGATCCACCACCGACTTTTCCACACTCCCCcaccctgtctcctccctcttcccagtgAGATTCCACTCCTGTCAGTTTTCACCTCCTAAACCTCTTGCTAATCTGCCCGTTTTCTCCGTCACAACAGCTCCTACCTCCTACCTGGGCTGCTGCTCACAGTAGCCTTCTGACTGGTTTACCCAGACCCACTCTCGCTCTCCTTCAGTCTCCTAGGACTCTCCAGTTCAGAACTCTTAGAATGTTTTTAGAACTCTCCAGTTGGTTCCATTGTTCTCAAGGTGAAGATCAGATTCCCTAATGTGGTCTCCAGGGCCCCGCGTGGCCTGGCCCacctctctcctgcctcacttCCCACCACTCGCCttttgctctctctgctcccacacCCGGCCCTTCTTCCTTCCCGCTCACGCCCTGTGCTTCCTCCTACCACCTGCCTTTACAGTTGCTCTTCTCTGCCTGGATTCTTTCCCCACCCCCTTTCTCCTGGACAGCTGTCCTCCTGGAAGTCTCAGCTTAGTGTACACTTTAAGAGAAGCCTTCCTGACCCTCCCTGCTGCTCCCAACcccctgttttgttttcagaCCCTCCTTGTAGCCTTTGTCAGGGTTTGTGTAAGTATTTGATTAACATTTCTCTTCTCCACTGAACTGTGGCTGTTATCTCCTTTGCTTGCCCTTATCCTAGCAGAGCCAGTGATGGTGTTTgtagggctcaataaatatagCTGAGTGACTGGTGCCCTGAGTTAGAAAACCATATGGAATCATGTTTGAATTGGTTATATTAAGCCCTTCATAGATGTAGAGTTTTCCAGAGTGTTTATTCCTTGAGATACCAATTTGATGAGATGCTAATAAATTTTACTATAACAAGGATTTTATGGCcaaaaaagtttggaaacattAAGTTAAATAGGTTTCTTTACTGTAGGACCTCGCCAaacctttaatatgctaatatgcATTGTGACTCTTTTATAGAAAAGACTAAGATATGCCATTTCCTGAATTTATTTGACTTTGGAAACATTGGGGAGGAATCTTTGTTGCATAGTGGTGAAGGTTACAGGCTGTGGAGTCAGACTTTCTGGGTTTAGAGCTAACCTATTTCAGTTACTAGCTTTATtgtgtctctgtttcatttttttttcatctgtacaGCGAGGATGATAATAGAATCTCCTGTTTTGAGGATCAAGTGCTTAAAATGGTGGTTGATGTCAGTTAATTTTTTAGCATAGTAGGAGTGTTCACATGAATGCTTTTTGGGAAATGCTGATGTCAGAGAAAGAGCTTTGGTCTGGGAACCTGGAATAGCTCTGCTGCCTTGGGCAAGACTCCTAAACCTCTTGGAGCAACAAATTTTTCCATTGTGTATTGGGAATTGATTCTGGGTGATTTCTAGCTCTTTCCCAACTCAAATTTGCcaagatttaattattttcaagctGCTGAAAGTAACAGAATATGCAAGGCCATCCAAAATCATTGTGACATCATAAGCAAAAAATCAGATCATTTTTAGCAATACTTTAGACTAATTTGTCATTTGTGGGCTCTTTGAGGATTGGGTTGACAGCTTCTTTCTGAGTGGATCCTTCAGCTTTGTTTGGGAAAGGAGATAGTTGTTTGCTTTTAcccaaataactttttttaaaaaattccttaggTCGTCTCAATGACATATATGGAGACTACAAATACACATACTGGGCGTGTGGCATAATCCTAATCGTTGCGGGCATCTATCTCTTCATTGGCATGGGCATCAATTATCATCTTCtggcaaaagaacagaaagcagagaagaagcagagaaaggaaagtaaagAGGTTGAGACCGGTGTGGATGTTGCTGAGAAACCAAAGGAAGTTACCAATGCAGCAGGATctccagagcagaaaggcacagaaGGAGACCCCAAAGAGGAGAGTCCACTCTGAACCCATGGGGCTGAAGGGTAAATGGAGCAACTTGTGACCCAAGATATCGGAAAATGTTCTGCTGGCCTGTAATCTACCAGTGGTGCTCAATGCAAATAGCGGACATTCATATGGAAATCATACCAGGTGTTAGTTGATGGAATTTTTGTTTCACTCCTTACCAGTAGCCTGAATTAAAAATGCcatatcttttgggggagggagtggttggcaaagaatgagggaagaacgtctttttttttttttttttttaattttagcttttaacaGTTACATAAAGATTATAATATGTGCCTTAAGTTTTAGTCTTTAGAACTCTTTAGGGAGCCTTAACTTTTTAAACCATTTTGCTGAATTCATCTATTTTAAGtgtcacattaaaagaaaaagtaactaaCTTGTTTGAAgcaaatctaaaattttaaattattcttgcTTCATTGTAATGTGTAATATATTGTCAGACATTGTCACTGGAAGATTTATGAATAGAAATATTGGTTGGAAGTTGGGGGTTTTGTAAAATTCTGACTAAAATATTTTGCTAGCATCCGTAGTTGCCTGGCATGTGTGCCTGCTAGCTATCTATATATTTAGGAAATTTAAAGCATAAAACTTGGGAAACATCTTGGCTGTTCTAGACACGTACTCATAAACACCCCTCTAGTATCTTTTCTTGGGATGCTTACTAGAAGCCTAGTGCTTGAGAGttgatttcattaaattatatttttgctcCCCTTTTCAGAGACCTATTTTGAGTGGTTATAGATCATTGCCCTTTTGAGATCACttagtatgattttttttcactgtaaaaattagtattaaaacatagaaaactatatatttttgcCTCCTTAGTAAGTACAACATATCTAATTAAATGTAGACAGATATTTCAAACAGCCGCTGCATTCAGCTTAGGTTTTTCCAAAACCTCAGTTGAACTGTGAGACTtggaatctttttgtttttcttggaattttctcCCTTTGATCCATAGTGGTTCCGTTTATATCTGCATCTAGCTTAGAGCTGGGTGTAAGATAGTCAGTCTTTGTATGTTTACGGTTTTTTACCCCCCAATGTTTGCTAATTAAAGAGAGCCAGAGAAATTTGGCCCCAGGCAAACCAATAAAGGATAAGATTGGCAGGGAAGTTGCTAAGTGTACTTAGTTTCAATtcataattccttttcttttttctgagaaggCCTTAAAGAAAATTAGGCTTTGCTTAGAATTATTGTTCACATTCTTACTCTTGACACAAATATAAAGATTTGTGATCCTTTCACTTACCTGAAAAGTAGAGAAATGGGTTTATTTTAAGGATAGAGGGAGGACAGACCAGAATGAAACTGTATTTCTTAGCCTAATATCTTTTAAGTTGAGGCAGGAAGATAATGATAGACATTCAATGAACTATATTCAATGCATTCTAAAGTAGCATTGTAATTGACAGAGTGAAGGTATAGAAACCTTGTGTAAGAAGCTGGCttttccaaataaactttttttttttaagaactgtttcttctttcaaatgtttctatgtcttcattttctttatcaagaTTCAATTTGGTCTTTGGTAATATTAAATTATCATTCAGCTTATGTGCTTTGGGATTTGTCTATAtggcttattttattttggtttttctcttttcctcttctttaagaCAAGCAGGATGGGAATTTTGAAACCACCTCTCTGAAAGCAACCAGAGCAGTTAATCTTAAGGACACAAGGAAAACTCCCTTTCTGTGCCCGAGTGTCATGGCAGATGGATGTGTCTCTTTCCCCTTCTATAAAAATGAGGATTACCATTGCTGAGGTAATATGAATAAAGGAAAtgtgcaaaaaaattttttttaagtaaagcagGTATATAGGGTTATTTTCCCCAATCCCAGTTGTTGAGCTACATCCACACATAAGGCCCTGCCTAGTCTTTGTTCAATAGTTGAATCTTGTTAGTGGAGCGAGGGGTTTGTGGTGCGGATTCATCACCACTTATGATAAGGAAGGGTTCTGAAGCTGCTGTATTTCAGAAGCGAGGGTTAAAAATTGACTCAGAGCTGAAACTAAACCTTTTATCACCCAGTCTAgccctgacttttttttccccactgaagaTACACGCTGAAGGGATTTATTCAAGATTAATTTTGGTAAGAAAGCCAACACTAAAACCCAGTATAGGCTTACTCTGTGCCATCTCTTCCTTCTTATAGATCAGCTAATCCAGTGTGGCAGTTGTGTTCAACACTGGAAGCAGCTGGGCTTTCTGATCCAGTTTGTTGTCCCATACTCCATGTGAGAACTGAACTTGTTTCAGTTCACACAGTGTCAGTGGCTGCTTTGGGAAAATAGGTTGTATTATCACCTTATATTCAAGTCTATTGAGAACTTAACTAGCCAAGATAAGTGAGTAATTTCTACAAAAAGTATTCAGGAAAGGATGATGGTaaaacaaattttggaaattcagAGAGGTATTTTATCCCTGATTTAATCACATTGATGATAATCCTCTGGATTCTTGGGTTGTCTGAATTTAGTAGTTTGTTTGTACCGTAGATATATGTGTCAatcctgtattttaaaagaaaaaaattgttgaaagctatttaatatttttgtatgaaCCAATGTTTTATTGTATTGAATTTCAGATTGATAAAATGGGTATTGGTTTGTATGAAAAACCTAGATGTCTGGGTTTTACCTTCCCTGGCAAATGGTTCACAGTATAAACTTAATAATCAAGTGTGCCCCGTGACagacacacacgcgcacacacacacacttttgctTGAAAAGATGAGGAAAGGTTAACAGTAAATTTCCACCTTTGCAACATGGCATATTTTAATAATCAGGTCAGGCGCTTGCCTAGAAGACATGAAGGAAGAGGTTAGTAATAGACTGTGTCACTATGAAAACTCTCAGTGCTTGTCAGGAAGTGACAGCCCAAGCATGCCTGCTTGCCCAAATGTGAACAATTAAGCCAAGTTGCTTCAGAGTTTAGAAGCATCCAAGGGAATAACAAGTGTATCACTCCTGAAATGTGTCCTAGATTTAGAGTTTTAGATTCAAGCGCCCTTCCCTCCATTCCATCCGGGCCATAGTGGCAAAATCACTCATGTGAAGTGATGCGTAGAGTATCTTTCTCCTCAGCCAAACAGCATTGATTTACTCTTGCTGACTTTTACCCTGACCTGCCTAGAGGAGACTAGAATAGCTCAGCAGAGGAGTCAGCCTGCTGCTTGCTTAACaatatacagtagtcccctgttatctgcagttttgctttccacagtttgtTAGCCGAGGTCATCCgtagtccaaaaatattaaatggaaaattccagaaataagcaattcataagttttctattgcatgccattctgagtagcgtgatgaaatctcgctCCATCCCACGATGATgtgaatcacccctttgtccagcatatccccACTGTATACATACCTGCTTGGTCACTTAGTAGGCCTCTCGGTTGTCAGATCTACTGTCAAGAGTATCGCAGTGCTGGTGTTCAggtaactcttattttacttaatggccccaaagtgcacaagtagtgatgctggcaatctGGATATGCTCAGAAgttgctgttaatctcttactgtgcctaatttataaagtaaactttatcagaaatatgtatatgtatgaaaaaacatagtatatgtagGGTTCAGTACTGTCTGTGGTTTCAGGcttccactgggggtcttggaacatatccccctgCAGGTAAGGGGGTTCTACTgtaggctgcctgggtttgaggCGGTGTGACCTCAaacaagttacttagcctccCTAAGTAAacagttttttcttctgtgaggTGTTAATAATTAGTACTAATGCCCCTATGATTGTCATGAAGGTTAGTTGATATGTGA
This Equus przewalskii isolate Varuska unplaced genomic scaffold, EquPr2 ChrUn-13, whole genome shotgun sequence DNA region includes the following protein-coding sequences:
- the SLC16A1 gene encoding monocarboxylate transporter 1 gives rise to the protein MPPAVGGPVGYTPPDGGWGWAVVVGAFISIGFSYAFPKSITVFFKEIESIFNATTSEVSWISSIMLAVMYGGGPISSILVNKYGSRPIMILGGCLSGSGLIAASFCNTVQELYLCIGVIGGLGLAFNLNPALTMIGKYFYKRRPLANGLAMAGSPVFLSTLAPLNQAFFGIFGWRGSFLILGGFLLNCCVAGALMRPIGPKPTNAKKERSKESLQEAGKPDAQKGAGDANTDLIGGYPKEEKQSVFQTINKFLDLSLFTHRGFLLYLSGNVLMFFGLFTPLVFLSNYGKSQHYSSEKSAFLLSILAFVDMVARPSMGLVANTKWIRPRVQYFFAASIVANGVCHLLAPLSSSYIGFCVYAGFFGFAFGWLSSVLFETLMDLVGPQRFSSAVGLVTIVECCPVLLGPPLLGRLNDIYGDYKYTYWACGIILIVAGIYLFIGMGINYHLLAKEQKAEKKQRKESKEVETGVDVAEKPKEVTNAAGSPEQKGTEGDPKEESPL